The following coding sequences are from one Cervus canadensis isolate Bull #8, Minnesota chromosome 4, ASM1932006v1, whole genome shotgun sequence window:
- the PGLS gene encoding 6-phosphogluconolactonase isoform X1, translating to MAAPAPRLISVFSSPQELAASLAQLVVQQAASCLADAGARFTLGLSGGSLVSMLARELPAAAAPAGPASLARWTLGFCDERLVPFEHAESTYGLYRTHLLSKLPIFDSQVITINPELPVEEAAEDYAKKLRQAFQGDSIPVFDLLILGVGPDGHTCSLFPDHPLLQEREKIVAPISDSPKPPPQRVTLTLPVLNAARTVIFVATGEGKAAVLKRILEDKEENPLPAALVQPSTGKLCWFLDEAAARLLTVPFEKHSTL from the exons ATGGCCGCGCCGGCCCCCCGCCTCATCTCTGTCTTCTCGAGCCCGCAGGAGCTGGCTGCGTCACTGGCCCAACTGGTAGTGCAGCAGGCAGCAAGCTGCCTGGCGGATGCCGGCGCCCGCTTCACGCTCGGCTTGTCCGGCGGCAGCCTTGTCTCCATGCTGGCCCGCGAGCTGCCCGCTGCCGCCGCCCCCGCTGGACCCGCTAGCCTCGCGCGCTGGACGCTGGGCTTCTGCGACGAGCGTCTTGTGCCCTTCGAGCACGCCGAGAGCACGTACGGCCTCTACCGG ACCCACCTGCTCTCCAAGCTCCCTATCTTCGACAGCCAGGTGATCACCATCAACCCCGAGCTGCCTGTGGAGGAGGCGGCTGAGGACTATGCCAAGAAGCTGAGACAG GCCTTCCAAGGGGACTCCATCCCGGTTTTTGACCTGCTGATTCTGGGTGTGGGTCCTGATGGCCACACCTGCTCACTCTTCCCAGACCACCCCCTCCTGCAG gagcGGGAGAAAATTGTGGCCCCCATCAGCGACTCCCCGAAACCACCTCCGCAGCGCGTGACCCTCACTCTTCCCGTGCTGAACGCAGCCCGAACGGTCATCTTTGTGGCGACAGGAGAAGGCAAGGCAGCTGTTCTGAAG CGCATTTTGGAGGACAAGGAGGAGAACCCACTCCCCGCCGCACTGGTCCAGCCCAGCACTGGGAAACTTTGCTGGTTTCTGGACGAGGCAGCAGCTCGACTCCTGACTGTGCCCTTCGAGAAGCATTCCACTCTGTAA
- the PGLS gene encoding 6-phosphogluconolactonase isoform X2 — protein MAAPAPRLISVFSSPQELAASLAQLVVQQAASCLADAGARFTLGLSGGSLVSMLARELPAAAAPAGPASLARWTLGFCDERLVPFEHAESTYGLYRTHLLSKLPIFDSQVITINPELPVEEAAEDYAKKLRQEREKIVAPISDSPKPPPQRVTLTLPVLNAARTVIFVATGEGKAAVLKRILEDKEENPLPAALVQPSTGKLCWFLDEAAARLLTVPFEKHSTL, from the exons ATGGCCGCGCCGGCCCCCCGCCTCATCTCTGTCTTCTCGAGCCCGCAGGAGCTGGCTGCGTCACTGGCCCAACTGGTAGTGCAGCAGGCAGCAAGCTGCCTGGCGGATGCCGGCGCCCGCTTCACGCTCGGCTTGTCCGGCGGCAGCCTTGTCTCCATGCTGGCCCGCGAGCTGCCCGCTGCCGCCGCCCCCGCTGGACCCGCTAGCCTCGCGCGCTGGACGCTGGGCTTCTGCGACGAGCGTCTTGTGCCCTTCGAGCACGCCGAGAGCACGTACGGCCTCTACCGG ACCCACCTGCTCTCCAAGCTCCCTATCTTCGACAGCCAGGTGATCACCATCAACCCCGAGCTGCCTGTGGAGGAGGCGGCTGAGGACTATGCCAAGAAGCTGAGACAG gagcGGGAGAAAATTGTGGCCCCCATCAGCGACTCCCCGAAACCACCTCCGCAGCGCGTGACCCTCACTCTTCCCGTGCTGAACGCAGCCCGAACGGTCATCTTTGTGGCGACAGGAGAAGGCAAGGCAGCTGTTCTGAAG CGCATTTTGGAGGACAAGGAGGAGAACCCACTCCCCGCCGCACTGGTCCAGCCCAGCACTGGGAAACTTTGCTGGTTTCTGGACGAGGCAGCAGCTCGACTCCTGACTGTGCCCTTCGAGAAGCATTCCACTCTGTAA